The genomic window TGCCAGCGGCCTCAACATGCTCACGGATTACCTCGAACTCCTCAAAAACAGGAAGGCAGCTACCATCCTCACCCCACACGCGGGGGAATTCGCGAGGCTCGCCAAAGCCTGTGGCACAAACCCAGAACCCACATTGGATTCAACCCGGGAACTCGCAAGAAACCTCGGCGCCACTGTGCTGTTGAAGGGGCGTTTCACACTCATCAGCGATGGCACTCAGGCTGTGTCAGTGGATGCGGGGCATGGTTGGCTCGCCACACCGGGCAGTGGAGACGTGCTCAGCGGCATCATGGTGGGGCTGCTGGCGCAATCGCCGCAAGGGGATCCCTGCCGGATCGCAGCCCGAGCCACAGTCTTACACGCACGCGCTGGGTGGATCGCAGCGCAGACGCCGTCGGGCGCTGGCCCCGTCACGGCGCTACACATCGCCGAGGCTGTGCCGGAGGCCACAGCGCAGACAGGTTAGAATGTGGCGAAGCCGCACAACCCGGCGGCAAAGAACAACGAGACCACAAGGACAACACCACATGTCTGAAGCGCCTGCGTTGGCAAGCACACATTCGCCTGCCCGTCCAAGAATTTTTGCTGCCACCTTTGTTTCTGAAATCGCCGTCGGCGCACACGTCGGCGGAGTCGGCGCACTGATCGCGCTGCTTGCCCAAGATTTCCAGTTGCCCATCAGCCACTTCGCCATCCTGGGGTCGTTCCTGGGCGTTGGCATGGTGCTGTTCAGTTTGTTGTCAAAGTGGCTTATGGAGGCCACCGCTGGCATGGTACTGAAGGCATCATCGACCATGGTGATCCTCGGCGCCCTCGGATTGGCCTTCGCGCCACAGGCGAACCTCGCTATTATTTCTGGGCTCAGTGTTGCGTTGGGCACCTCGCTGGTGATTTTGATTGTCCCCTCGGTGCTCGCCGGCCCGAATCGCGCCCGCGACATTGCGCTTGCCAATGGCGCATCTTCGGCGGCTTCCATTCTTTCGCCCCTGATGTACGGCCTGTTCGCCTCGGTGCCGTTTCTGCACGGCCGCTGGGCAGCGCTCATGCTCGCCATCCCGGCGATCTACGTTATGGTGACCATCCGCAACGTGGACTTCGTACACACACCATCCGCCTTCGCGGAGCGTCGCGCGGGGAGGAAGGGGAAGCGCCGCCGCGACCTCGCCGACGCCTTTGGCAAGGTTCGTTCCGTGAAGGCTTTTGGTGGCCCAAAGAACGTCGCTGATGACGAGCTCGCCCGCGCCGCCGTCGCGTCCAGCGCCAATAGTGTGCACGTTTCTTCCTTCAAGGACGATCACCGCCTGCCAAAGCCGAACAAGCAGGAGCGTCGGCAGGTCAAAATTGGCCTGCTTCGCGTGGCGCTGAGCCTGGTCGCGGAGTTCGCCCTCTACACCTGGGGCGTTGCGCGGCTTATCGACATTGGAGTGCCCAACGCCACCGCCGCCACCCTGGGCGCAGTGTTCCCCCTGGGCATGGCAGCGGGGCGCCTTTCCGCTGGTGTGCTGATCCGCTGGCGATTCATTTTCCACGCCAGCATCCTGGGCGCGATGCTCGGAACCATCATCATCGGCACGGGGCAAACACTGCCGGTGCTGGTGGCGGGTCTGCTGATCGCAGGCGCCGGCAACGCGCTGCTGTACCCAATCACGGTGGATGATCTGGTTGCGCTGCCTTCACTTTCCCCGAACCGCGCCGCCGCTTTGTCCGCGTTGGCCGGGGGTGTGGTGGTCTTTGCCATGCCCCTGATTTTGGCCTGGCTGCAGCATTACTTGAGCCTCGGGCAGTCGCTCCTGCTGCTCTTCCCGGTGACGCTGGTGCTGTTCCTGCTGCCGAATGGGCGCCGGCTTTAAGCTTTTCGACGCCCACCGTCCGCATTACTTCACCACAAGATTGACCATGCGGCCAGGCACCACGATGGTCTTGAATACTTCCTTGCCCTCGGTGTGAGCGGCAACGGCCTCGTTAGCCAGGGCGATCTCGATGATCTGCTCTTGGCTAGCATCGGCGGGCACCATGATGCGCGAGCGCACCTTGCCGTTGATCTGCACGGGCATCTCAACTTCATCGTCTTTGAGCCACTGCTCATCAAAATCGGGGAAGGGTGCAAAGGCAACGCTGCCGCTATTTCCAAGACGGTGCCAGAGTTCCTCGGCAATGTGCGGGGCCACGGCGGCGATCATAATCACCAGCGGCTCCACGGCTTCGCGAGGTGCGCCGTTCGGGTAGGTCTTGGTCAGGTAGTTCACGTACTCAATGCACTTCGCTACCACGGTGTTGATGCGCAATTCGGTGTAATCCTCGCGCACACCGGCGATGGTGCGGTGAAGCTGCTTGAGGTCTTCTTGGGTGAGTTCTGAATCGCTGAGCACCAGTTCGCCACTGTTTTCGGAAACCACGAGGCGCCAGAGGCGCTGCAGGAAGCGGTGCGCACCAATCACGTCCTTCGTGGCCCAGGGACGGGAAGTATCCAGTGGGCCCATGGCCATTTCGTAGACACGCAATGTATCTGCACCGTAGTCGCGGCAGATTTCATCGGGGGAGACGCTGTTTTTCAGCGACTTACCCATCTTGCCGTATTCCTGGAATACTTCTTCGCCCTGGTAGAAGAATTTGCCCTCGCGCTGTTCTACCTCTGCAGCCGGGACGTACACGCCGCGGGCATCCGTGTAGGCGTAGGCCTGGATATAGCCCTGGTTGAAGAGCTTGCGGTAGGGCTCGCTGGAACTTACAAAGCCGAGGTCGAAGAGCACCTTGTGCCAGAAGCGCGAGTAGAGCAGGTGCAGCACGGCGTGCTCCACGCCGCCGACATAAAGGTCCACGCCGCCGGGATCATTTTCGCCACGCGGACCAGTCCAGTAGCGCTCATTTTCAATATCACAGAAGGCCTGGGTGTTATTGGGATCGATATAGCGCAGTTGGTACCAAGAGGAACCGGCCCACTGCGGCATCACGTTGGTATCGCGAGTGTAGGTTTTGAGGCCATCGCCAAGATCCAGCTCAACCGTGACCCAATCGCTTGCCTTTGCCAACGGTGGCTGCGGCTCGGAGTCGGCATCGTCGGGCTCAAAGCTCACCGGCTTATAATCTTCTACCTCCGGCAATTCCACGGGCAGCATGGACTCGGGTAGCGCATGGGCATGGCCGTGCTCGTCGTAGACCACGGGGAAGGGTTCGCCCCAGTAGCGCTGGCGGGCAAAGAGCCAATCGCGCAGCTTGTACTGGATTTTCTCCTCGCCGGCGCCGCGCTGCTCTAGCCATTGATTCACAGCCTTCTTGGCTTCTGCCTTGTTCAGGCCGTTGATATCCAGGCCTTCGTCATTGGCGGAGTTGATCATTTCGCCTTCGCCGGTGAAGGCTTCTTTGGCCACTTCGCCTCCAGCTACTACTTCGAGCAGGGGGAGGTCGAATTCGAGGGCAAATTCGTGGTCGCGCTCGTCATGGGCGGGCACGGCCATGACAGCGCCGGTGCCATAGCCAGCCAAGACGTAGTCGCCAATGAACACGGGCAGTTGTTCACCATTGACTGGGTTGGTGGCGTACACGCCTAAGAACACACCAGTCTTTTTCTTGTTTTCCTGGCGCTCCACATCGGACTTCGCGGCAATGGCTTTGCGGTAGGCGGCCACGGCGGCAGCGGGGGAGTCCTCACCATAGGTCCACTTCGCTGGCGCCTCCTGGTAGGCGTCGGGTGCCTGGGCCAGGAGGGCGTCGACAAGCTCATGCTCGGGTGCAAGCACGAGGTAGGAGGCTCCGAAGAGGGTATCCGGGCGGGTGGTGAATACGGTGATGCGGTGTCCGGCAGCGTCAAAGTGAACCTCGGCGCCGCGGGAACGGCCGATCCAGTTGCGCTGCATGCTCTTGACCTTCTCGGGCCAATCGAGGGTGTCGAGGTCATCGATCAGGCGATCCGAGTAGGCGGTGATGCGCATCATCCACTGCGAAAGCTTCTTGCGGAACACCGGGAAATTGCCGCGCTCCGAGCGGCCATCGGCGGTGACCTCCTCGTTGGCCAGCACCGTGCCCAGGCCAGGGCACCAGTTCACCATGGATTCACTGCGGTAGACCAGGCGGAAGGAGTCGATCACATCGCGGCGCGCGACCTCATCTAATTGTGCAAAAGGTACTTCGCCGGGGGTTTCGACCTCACCGGATTCCAGCAAGGGAAACAGCTCATCGATGGGGCGAGCCTTCTGCTGCTTGGTATCGAACCAAGAATTAAAGATCTGCAGGAAAATCCACTGCGTCCACTTATAAAACTCAGGATCCGTGGTGGCAACGCTACGGCGGCGATCATGCCCCAGACCCAGCGCATCGAGCTGACGGCGCATGTTCTCAATATTTGCCATCGTGGTGGCACGCGGGTGGGTGCCCGTTTGAATCGCGTACTGCTCGGCGGGCAGGCCGAAGGCATCATAGCCCAGCGTGTGCAGCACATTCTTGCCCAGTTGGCGGTTAAAACGCGCAAAGACGTCCGTGGCAATGTAGCCCAGCGGGTGCCCCACGTGCAGGCCCGCGCCGGAAGGGTAGGGGAACATGTCCTGGACGAAGAGCTTTTCCTTCTCCAACTCCGCAGGGTCTGCCGGGGCCAGATCGCCCACCGGATTCGGCGCGTTGAAGGTACCTTCGGCCACCCAACGCTGCTGCCAGGTGCGCTCCAGCGAATTCGCGAGCTCGGCATTGTAGCGGTAGGCGGGTCCTTGGGAGTTCTCAGAAGGTGTAGTCATAGGCAAATATCTTAGCTTTTCGACGCCCCACGCCGCGCGCTTACCCACGCACATCAAGGGGAGTGGCGTGTGTGCAATGTGGGGCGCCTGTTACTGCTTGCGATGCTCCGGTGGTGTCGGAGGATAGCCCGCCGTCACGTTCGGGGCTTCCACAATCAGAGGCGCGTGGCCGGAGGCGAGGCGGGTGAGCGCCGCGTTGATCAAAATCCTATTCACCACGGCTCTTCAGATATTTGAACAACGTCTCGACTGCGAATGCCGTTGAGACACATGCGCCAAAGAAGCCTGCCATCCAGAGCGCCGCACCGACAGGAATGAGTCCCACCAACGCAACAAGAAGTCCCACCACAAATAACCCGACCGTAATCTTCGCAGAAAGTTTTAGGCGTCGCTTTGCAGCTAAGAATTTTTGGTGCTTCGAGTCATTTCGTTGCAGTCCCTGCGCCATAGAAATCTGCTTGGAGTAGGGCCCAGTTGGGAACTGTTGCGCGCTTACAGGCGCCACTTCAAAGTCAGTAGGCTTTGGAATATTGAGCGCGGGAAGATCTAATGGCGGTTCAGGGGTCGCAGCAGTTTCCTCAACCTTCAATGAATTCTGGTCGCTGCCCGTCGCGTGCACATTGAAATGTCTGGGCTCTTGGTCCATTGCCTTTTCAAACTTGGGGGTGACTGCGGTTCTCTGCAGTTCAACCTCGCTGGAAGTTTCAAAGGTTTTAGGCGACGGCTCATGTGGATCTGACAGCGCCACCTCACTTTTCGCCTCGCTGAGGGTAGTTTCTGTCGCTGCTTGCTGCTCAAGGCGTTGTTCCACCCACCAGGTAAAATCGGTGTTTGATACACGGGGCTTGCCATAGCGGAGGGCAAGCCCATTTTTTCCTTGGGTAGTTTCAAAATCATCGGTGACCAGGACGTCACAACGAGTCTTCGATACTGCCTGCTTGTAGACCAGTCCTAGGGAGCCACAAAGCTCTTCTAACGCCCCACCTTGGGGGTACAGAGTGCCATGTATATACGTATAGCCCCTGAACGCAACTCGCGCCCCGGTGACAAAAATGCGGTCAAGCTCATCACGAGGCACTGCAGGCGATTCTGCTGAAGCCGAGATTACAGAAGGCGCAGGCTTTGCGGGATCAGCTTTCGCAGCCTTCTTTAGCTCTCCTGGCTTCTGAGAAATTTGTGCTTCCTTCCGCGCAGGGAGCTGGAATCCATTGATATACCACTGTTCAAATTCCTCAACTGAGATAATCGGTTTGCCATACTCCCTGGCTCGCTTCGCCTTGTTGCTCATCGAGGCAACGTCTCCGGCTATGAGCACGTCACATTTCGTCTTTGATACCCCGGTGCGATATTCGAGATTGCGCTCAGCCAGGAGCGCTCGAAGCTGATCCTCGCTCAGACCCTTTTGTTCTGCAATTTTTCTGGATCCCGTCCAGGCAACTTTAGTGCCAGCGCGAAGCAGATCTGCAATGTCTACATGCTCATCCATAACTTCGGGAAGATCAATCTCATCCGACATGATCTTTGCGGCCCGCTGCTTGATGTCATGCGCGAGTTCCTTCGTCCAGGCTCCCCGGGAAATCGCCCAGGCTGAAAGAAGCTCAGCACACTCAACTACCTCGGCCTTACTCTCTGGCTTCCGCAGTGCCCCAGACATTGCAGCCCATGCAATGTCTGAATCAGTCGCTCTGCTCGGGTCCAGGAACATTTCCGAACTGGACGCCCAGTCTGGAATGAATACAGCTCCTTCTTCGTGCTCATCAGCCTCGGGAACTGCCTCACCACGTTCAAGTTTCAGGGAGCCAACTTGGTAATATCGCACCATTTCGCCACATCGCTGCTCCGGGTTGGTGCCGTGGAGGGTGAGCTCGAAATCTCCGAAATCGTACCCAGTCCCCAAATTGAGTTGCATGCCTTTTTGTTGGTGCCGAATCGCTGCCTCCAACATCTGGAGTCCATCTCCGACGATCAACCCACCTTCTGCTTGACGCCGGAGAAGCGGCCAGAAGTCACCGATTTCAGGAGCTGCGGCCAACCCCATAGGCGGCACTTTCTCCCGCACTCCAAAATCCCCGAGATCACAATTTGGATTGAGCCAAGTTCCAAAATCCGCTACAACCGTTCCGTCATGAATGATAGTGGCGTGAATCCTCGCGACATGCTGAGATACACCAAAATCTACGCCGTCGAACGATAGGAACACCACCCTATTCGTGGTCACTAGCTCGCTCGTTTCCCGGCGCAAAAATCGAACGAGACTGTTATTCGCTCGGATATGTTTTGGTAGAACTTCCTGGTCGAAGCGGAGATGTTCCATGTCTACCGCTCGGGACAATGCAACATAAAACTGACCATCCACCAGCATTCCACCTCGCAGGGTAATGAAACATTTAGGGATAGTCTTGCCTTGTGACTTGTGCACAGTGATTGCCCATGCAGCGATAATCGGAAATTGTCTGACCGTGCCAACCACGTCAGCTGAAATGCGTCCCCCGGATACCTTCGGCTTATTAACTTCCCATACATGCCGCTCGAAGCTCACGGTTTTGCTTGAATCATCCAAAACAACTTCAATTTCATCTGAATTCGCTGAAGAAACAGTGCCAAAGCTGCCATTCACGTATCGTCCAGCAAAGTCATTAATGACAACCATGACTCGCATCCCAACGGCATACCGCAGAACTTCGGAACCATTAAAATCCGTCTTCGCCGCGTCGCCAGTGAACTCGGCTTCCGAAGTAAGAATTGGAGATCCGAGCGCGTCTAGTTTCGCATTATTGATCCGTTCCACTTCACGGCGGTATGAACAAAGAATTGTCCAATCGTTTGCGACGTCAAATTTTGGATCGACCAGATTATTCAAGGATTCCAAGGACTCTGGCGATACGGCACCCTCGCGCACTTCGTTCAATATTTCTACGAAAGCGCTATCACTCTGTCGCCAGATGTGGGTCAAAGTAACTTTTTTCAATTCAAGTGCGCGGTAGCAGTGCGCTCCAAAGAAGTAAGGCGATGACCATTGCTCACTAAACAAGGCCCGCTCTGAATCGGTAACTACCGGGGGAAGTTGCAGCAAATCACCAACTAGCACAAGCTGAACTCCGCCAAAGGGTGCTTTATTTTTCCGGATTTGGCGTAGAGCTTGATCGACCATATCGAACAAATCCGCCCGGACCATGGAGACCTCATCGATAATCAGAACATCCAAGATCTCGAGTAACTTGATTGCTTCAACCGTAGGACGCCACTTCCCTCCAGGCTTAATGTCATCAGGAAAAAGTCCAGGTCGGAACCCGAAGGCCTTGTGAATCGTAAACCCACCGATATTTTGCGCTGCGACTCCGGTAGGTGCAGTCACAAGGACGTTCTTCTGGGATTGCGCGTTTCCTGGTTCCTCAATTTGTTCGACGAACATTCGCAGCAACGTCGACTTGCCAGTTCCCGCTTTGCCGGAAATCAACAAGTTTCTGCCGGCATGTAGCGCTTTAATTGCGGCTTCAAATTCCGGAGTGATCGTTAACGTCATAGCGCCTGACTCTCTGTCTTTGTTGCTGTTGGGCAACTAGTCGCAGCCAGGTGGACACGACTAGTGTCCGCTGCCAATCGGACCAGCCGTCAGGCAGCGGCTAGGGTTCCGTTTAGCATATCTTTTGCGCTTGAGTCCGCGCAGAATTATTGAGCTGGTAGCCGGAGCTACACCCCAACCTCGCTGGCGGGAATTTCCTGCATCTTGCCGTCGCGCATTTCCACAATGCGGTCGGCAATATCCAGTTGGCTGCGGTTGTGGGTGATCATCATGGTGGCGAATTGGAATTCGTCGGTCAGCTCGCGGATGAGCTGCACAATTTCCTGTGAGAGCTTCGCGTCAAGGGCGGACGTGGGTTCGTCGGCAAGCAAGAGCTGAGGCTTGCTCATCAGGGCGCGGGCGATGTTCACGCGCTGGCGTTGGCCACCGGATAGCTGCTCCGGGCGGCGATCACCCATGCCCTCCAATCCAACGCGCTGCAGTAATTCCTCGGCGCGATCGCGCTGGGCACGCAGCGCCTTGCCACGCACCCCGCGCAGGTGCTCGGTAATGAGCAACTGTTCGCGCGCGGTGAGTGCGCCTAAAAGATTGGGGGACTGGAACACAAAACCGATGTGCTCGCGGCGGATCTCGGTGCGCTCGGCCACGCTGGCCTTTTCTGCGTGTTCGCCGCAGATGATCACCTCGCCGGAGGTCGGCACCTGCAGCGCACCGGCCACGGACAGCATGGTGGACTTGCCGGAGCCGGACTCGCCCACAACTCCCAGCACCTGCCCGGCGCGTAGGTCCAGGGTGGCGTGGTCTAGCGCTGTGATGGTGGATTCGCCGTCGGGGTAGACCACGGTGGCGTCGATAAGCGAAACAACGTTGTTCATCTCTTCTACCTTCTTCCTAAGCCGCGGCGAGTGCGCGTTGGGGATCAACCTTGGTTACCTTGCGCACCGCCAAAGCGGAGCCCACCAAACCAAGAAGCCAAATGATTACTGCGGGGGCGAGCACCGTAAACGCGGAGAGTTCGAAGGGCACCGCACCCTGGGCCAGGGCACCGAGGCCTGCACCAAGCAGCGCGCCGATAAGCGCACCAATGCCCAGCACGATCGCCGCTTGGGTAAGCGCGTCGATAAAGAGGTAGCGCTTCGATGCACCGAGGGCCGCCAGCACGGAAATTTCGCGGGTGCGCTGCAGCGTCCACACGGTCAAAAACGACACGGTGACCAGCGCGGAAATGCCGTAGAGGAAGCCCTGCATGCTCACCAAAGAACCATGCTCAGAGGCGTAACCGGGGAGCGCATCGAAGGCCTTGCGCAGGTTGGTGCTCACGGTGCCGGGAATATCGCCGTCCAGGCTACCGCTCACGAGCACTGCGGTGCCGACGGTGCCCGGCTTGGCGTGGCTGACGTCCTGCCAGGTGGCGGTATCAGCCCACACGACGGGGCTGTGGGAGTAGAAGGAGTCCTCCGCAATCTCTTTTACCTGCACGTTTTGCCCGCCAAGAGTAATGCTGCTGCCAACGCTCACCCCGGTTTCCTCGGCGGCGGTCTTCGAAACCACTACGCCATCACCGACGGTGCCGCGGCCTTCGGGCAACTGCGTTCCTTCGGGCATGCCCAGCACCGCTACCGGCTGCGCACCGGTGGGGCCTTCCATGCGAGTCTGTGTAGTGCCAAGCGGTGTGGCTTCTTCTACACCAGATTCGCCCTTCACCTGGGCAAGCACGCCCTCAGAAATGGACGATGAGCTAAAAGAGGCCTCGGGCTTTTCCTTATCACTCGGTGCCGCGAACACCACCTTGTCGGGGTGTAGCGACTCCAAAGCGGCAGTGTTCTGCTTGCCTAAGCCCTCGGTGAGGCCGGTGAGCATCACCACCAGCAGCGTCATCAGAGCGATCACCGAGCCGATGAGCGTAAAGCGCCCTTTGGCGTGGCGAATTTCTCGAATGGACAGGAACATGGAACTCCTTTTTGTAGCAACGTGCTTTCCATCCTGCTCATCGCGGCGCCCGGGCGCGTCGGGAAGGTGGGCGAAGTTCCAATCAACCACCTGGTTGATCCCGCCTAGACTTGGCATGGTGAATACCCCCGCCTCCGCCGCCAATTTGCTCACACTGCTGCGCGTTGCATTGCACGTAATGTTTGCCACGCTGCTCCTCTTTGCCATGATCAGTGCAATCGCCCGCGGCAATCACGTCTCCCATACCGTGTGTGTGCTCGGCACCTCGGGGCTGCTCGGGGCGCTGTATCTTTCCGGCACGGTGGTGGAAAATCGGGCAAACAAAGGGGCGATCGCTTGGGGCTTCGGACCGTGGGTGCCCGTGTGGCTTCTCAGCGTTGTCGGTGTTTGGGCGCTTGCAGTGCTGCTGAGCCCGGAGTTTATTTGGCTCATGTTTCCCCTCGTTTTCATTGTGTTGCATTGCTTCCCCGGATGGCGCGGCATTGCGGCGGTGGGGGTGCTGTGGCTGATCGCCGCTTTTCTTCCACTGATCCACAATCCCCAACTTGGTTTCGGGCAGTGGTTTGGCCCGCTCATTGGGGCGTGTTTCGCCGTCGTGATTCACCATGTGTATTCAGTGCTTAGCGCAGTCGCCGCGCGCAATGAGGCGATTGCGAAGCAACTGCTGGCCGCCCAGGAGGAACTCTCGCTGCGCCAACGGGAGGCCGGGCGAATGGAGGAACGCGAACGCCTGTCTCGCGAAATTCACGACACGGTCGCTCAAGGGTTAAGTTCCATCGTCTTGGTATCGCGTGCTGCACAGCATCAGGCCAGCGGCGACACAGCCACCCAGCTCAAGCTCATCCACGATCAGGCTCAGGAAAGCCTGGCCGAGGCGCGACGTTTTGTTCGTGATCTTGCGAGCCCCAGCAATGACGTGCCCCTCAACGTCGCCTTGGAGCAACTCGCGCAGCGTCACATGCAAACCCAGCGTGCCCTGCAACGCACCATTGACATTCGAGTGGTGACGGTTGGAGGCACCAACACAAGCGTCCCGGAACCGATTGCCCGCACGGCACTGCGCGTGGCGCAAGAGGGGGTGCAGAACGTGATCAAGCACTCCGATGCCACCAAGGCAGTGCTCACTCTTGGGCTATGGGATCATGAGCTGAGCTTAGACATCGTCGATAACGGCCACAGCAGCACTGCATCTGCGCCGGGGGAGGGGTTTGGTCTAGAGGGCATGCGGCAGCGCGTGGAGCTGGTAGCCGGCGAGCTCAATTTTGAGGCAACCGCCCAGGGCAGCACGCTGGCATGTCGGCTGCCTTTAACAAGCAAGCACTAAACTGACACCCATGATCCGCGTCATGCTTATCGACGACCACCCCGTGGTTCGCGCCGGTCTGCGCGCAATCCTGGACAGTTTTCCCGACATCACCGTCACCGCAGAGGCCAGTAATGGTGCAGGCGTGACGCCTGAGACCACCAAAGACATTGACGTGGTGGTGACTGATATTCAGATGCCCGAAGTGGATGGCATTACGCTCACTCGTTCGCTGGTGCAGGCGGGCGGACCTCCGGTATTGATCTTGACAACGTATGACACGCAGGCGGATATCGTTGCCGCCGTGGAGGCCGGTGCCATGGGATATTTGCTCAAGGATGCTCCCGAGACGGCGTTGCATGATGCGGTCGTGGCGACGTCAAAACGCCAAAGAACACTGGCACCAGAGGTTGCAAATGCCCTAATGCAACGGGTTGCAAAGCCGCAGCAGGCGCTTTCTGCTCGGGAAATTGAAATTCTGCGGGAGCTTGCTAGCGGTGCCACCAATAAGGAATTGGCTGCGCAACTGTTCATTTCTCAGGCGACCGTGAAGACTCACCTGGTGCATATTTATTCCAAGTTGGGCGTGAGTAACCGCACTGAAGCCATCACGAAGGCGCGGGAACAACGCCTCATTTAACACTGCGCGCAATATTGTTTCTCTGAAATTTTTTTACAAGAAAGTTGGCGTGAGGGGTTGCGGGGTTCGTTCATGTGTTCTATCATCGGGTTAGAACACATGATCCATCGGGGAGGGGAAATGCTCGCTTACTACCGTCGCTGCGATATGCGCGATCCAGCGTGCCGTCGCCAACGCAAACTGCTGAAAGACGAGTTCAATTTCTGGGCGGAATACGTGCCCTCTGAGCCCGGCTATGCGTTTGAATGCGCGGCGCTGGACCTCGCCTTCAGCCTCCAACATTCCAAGGATTACGTACTGTCAAGGCTGTGGGCAATCTACATTCTGCGTCAGTTGCCCCAGCTCAGCGCATTGCAGGCATCGCTGTGGCACCTAGACTTTCCACGGCTCATGGCAATCGGCCACGCCTTGTCAGCGGTGCCGGAAACTGAGATGCCCCGCTTTGATGATCTGCTGGCCAGGTTCCTTCATCCCAAAAAGCAAGACGAATCAGTACCATCAGCGCGGCAAATTCGGCGGCTCCTACGCCAGCAATTTGATCCCGAGCCTGAACCACCGCAGCCCCTGGAATCGCTCTACAGTTACCCGGTGGCACCGGGATGGGCATGCCTGGAGATGGTCAGCAGCGAGGGCGCGATTGAAACCATCCGGGAGGCCATCAACACACTGGCTCAGCAGCAGGATTGCACGAAAGCCCAAGCGCTGCTGAAAATGGCATTGGGGGAGACGCCGAAGATCACCATCAACGTGTACCGGAATGAACGCAGTACAGAAATCACCACAGCCGGGGGAGAGCGCTTCAATAGCCAAGACCTTGAAGTCCTCGCTGATCGAGCACATGAACGGCAACTAGCAACAGACGTTGAAGCCCGAGGATACCGTTTCCCG from Corynebacterium gerontici includes these protein-coding regions:
- a CDS encoding MFS transporter; the protein is MSEAPALASTHSPARPRIFAATFVSEIAVGAHVGGVGALIALLAQDFQLPISHFAILGSFLGVGMVLFSLLSKWLMEATAGMVLKASSTMVILGALGLAFAPQANLAIISGLSVALGTSLVILIVPSVLAGPNRARDIALANGASSAASILSPLMYGLFASVPFLHGRWAALMLAIPAIYVMVTIRNVDFVHTPSAFAERRAGRKGKRRRDLADAFGKVRSVKAFGGPKNVADDELARAAVASSANSVHVSSFKDDHRLPKPNKQERRQVKIGLLRVALSLVAEFALYTWGVARLIDIGVPNATAATLGAVFPLGMAAGRLSAGVLIRWRFIFHASILGAMLGTIIIGTGQTLPVLVAGLLIAGAGNALLYPITVDDLVALPSLSPNRAAALSALAGGVVVFAMPLILAWLQHYLSLGQSLLLLFPVTLVLFLLPNGRRL
- a CDS encoding ABC transporter ATP-binding protein, yielding MNNVVSLIDATVVYPDGESTITALDHATLDLRAGQVLGVVGESGSGKSTMLSVAGALQVPTSGEVIICGEHAEKASVAERTEIRREHIGFVFQSPNLLGALTAREQLLITEHLRGVRGKALRAQRDRAEELLQRVGLEGMGDRRPEQLSGGQRQRVNIARALMSKPQLLLADEPTSALDAKLSQEIVQLIRELTDEFQFATMMITHNRSQLDIADRIVEMRDGKMQEIPASEVGV
- a CDS encoding AAA family ATPase is translated as MTLTITPEFEAAIKALHAGRNLLISGKAGTGKSTLLRMFVEQIEEPGNAQSQKNVLVTAPTGVAAQNIGGFTIHKAFGFRPGLFPDDIKPGGKWRPTVEAIKLLEILDVLIIDEVSMVRADLFDMVDQALRQIRKNKAPFGGVQLVLVGDLLQLPPVVTDSERALFSEQWSSPYFFGAHCYRALELKKVTLTHIWRQSDSAFVEILNEVREGAVSPESLESLNNLVDPKFDVANDWTILCSYRREVERINNAKLDALGSPILTSEAEFTGDAAKTDFNGSEVLRYAVGMRVMVVINDFAGRYVNGSFGTVSSANSDEIEVVLDDSSKTVSFERHVWEVNKPKVSGGRISADVVGTVRQFPIIAAWAITVHKSQGKTIPKCFITLRGGMLVDGQFYVALSRAVDMEHLRFDQEVLPKHIRANNSLVRFLRRETSELVTTNRVVFLSFDGVDFGVSQHVARIHATIIHDGTVVADFGTWLNPNCDLGDFGVREKVPPMGLAAAPEIGDFWPLLRRQAEGGLIVGDGLQMLEAAIRHQQKGMQLNLGTGYDFGDFELTLHGTNPEQRCGEMVRYYQVGSLKLERGEAVPEADEHEEGAVFIPDWASSSEMFLDPSRATDSDIAWAAMSGALRKPESKAEVVECAELLSAWAISRGAWTKELAHDIKQRAAKIMSDEIDLPEVMDEHVDIADLLRAGTKVAWTGSRKIAEQKGLSEDQLRALLAERNLEYRTGVSKTKCDVLIAGDVASMSNKAKRAREYGKPIISVEEFEQWYINGFQLPARKEAQISQKPGELKKAAKADPAKPAPSVISASAESPAVPRDELDRIFVTGARVAFRGYTYIHGTLYPQGGALEELCGSLGLVYKQAVSKTRCDVLVTDDFETTQGKNGLALRYGKPRVSNTDFTWWVEQRLEQQAATETTLSEAKSEVALSDPHEPSPKTFETSSEVELQRTAVTPKFEKAMDQEPRHFNVHATGSDQNSLKVEETAATPEPPLDLPALNIPKPTDFEVAPVSAQQFPTGPYSKQISMAQGLQRNDSKHQKFLAAKRRLKLSAKITVGLFVVGLLVALVGLIPVGAALWMAGFFGACVSTAFAVETLFKYLKSRGE
- the leuS gene encoding leucine--tRNA ligase, which encodes MTTPSENSQGPAYRYNAELANSLERTWQQRWVAEGTFNAPNPVGDLAPADPAELEKEKLFVQDMFPYPSGAGLHVGHPLGYIATDVFARFNRQLGKNVLHTLGYDAFGLPAEQYAIQTGTHPRATTMANIENMRRQLDALGLGHDRRRSVATTDPEFYKWTQWIFLQIFNSWFDTKQQKARPIDELFPLLESGEVETPGEVPFAQLDEVARRDVIDSFRLVYRSESMVNWCPGLGTVLANEEVTADGRSERGNFPVFRKKLSQWMMRITAYSDRLIDDLDTLDWPEKVKSMQRNWIGRSRGAEVHFDAAGHRITVFTTRPDTLFGASYLVLAPEHELVDALLAQAPDAYQEAPAKWTYGEDSPAAAVAAYRKAIAAKSDVERQENKKKTGVFLGVYATNPVNGEQLPVFIGDYVLAGYGTGAVMAVPAHDERDHEFALEFDLPLLEVVAGGEVAKEAFTGEGEMINSANDEGLDINGLNKAEAKKAVNQWLEQRGAGEEKIQYKLRDWLFARQRYWGEPFPVVYDEHGHAHALPESMLPVELPEVEDYKPVSFEPDDADSEPQPPLAKASDWVTVELDLGDGLKTYTRDTNVMPQWAGSSWYQLRYIDPNNTQAFCDIENERYWTGPRGENDPGGVDLYVGGVEHAVLHLLYSRFWHKVLFDLGFVSSSEPYRKLFNQGYIQAYAYTDARGVYVPAAEVEQREGKFFYQGEEVFQEYGKMGKSLKNSVSPDEICRDYGADTLRVYEMAMGPLDTSRPWATKDVIGAHRFLQRLWRLVVSENSGELVLSDSELTQEDLKQLHRTIAGVREDYTELRINTVVAKCIEYVNYLTKTYPNGAPREAVEPLVIMIAAVAPHIAEELWHRLGNSGSVAFAPFPDFDEQWLKDDEVEMPVQINGKVRSRIMVPADASQEQIIEIALANEAVAAHTEGKEVFKTIVVPGRMVNLVVK